The following are from one region of the Lynx canadensis isolate LIC74 chromosome D4, mLynCan4.pri.v2, whole genome shotgun sequence genome:
- the AIF1L gene encoding allograft inflammatory factor 1-like isoform X2, which produces MSVALGNRFQGGKAFGLLKARQERRLAEINREFLCDQKYSDEENLVEKLAAFKEKYMEFDLNNEGEIDLMSLKRMMEKLGVPKTHLEMKKMISEVTGGVSDTISYRDFVNMMLGKRSAVLKLVMMFEGKANESSPKPVGPPPERDIASLP; this is translated from the exons ATGTCGGTCGCGCTCGGCAACAGGTTCCAAG GAGGGAAGGCGTTCGGCTTGCTCAAAGCCcggcaggagaggaggctggccGAGATCAACCGG GAGTTTCTGTGTGACCAGAAGTACAGTGATGAAGAGAACCTGGTGGAAAAGCTCGCGGCCTTCAAAG AGAAGTACATGGAGTTTGACCTGAACAATGAGGGCGAGATTG ACCTGATGTCTTTAAAGAGGATGATGGAGAAGCTCGGGGTCCCCAAGACCCACCTGGAGATGAAAAAGATGATCTCAGAGGTGACAGGTGGGGTCAGCGACACCATCTCCTACCGTGACTTCGTGAACATGATGTTGGGGAAGCGGTCGGCTGTGCTCAAGCT AGTCATGATGTTTGAAGGAAAAGCCAACGAGAGCAGCCCCAAGCCAGTTGGTCCCCCTCCAGAGAGAGACATTGCCAGCCTGCCCTGA
- the AIF1L gene encoding allograft inflammatory factor 1-like isoform X1, translated as MASQMVISARPKILLRLIHKDKPGGPGASIREQVLEEFLCDQKYSDEENLVEKLAAFKEKYMEFDLNNEGEIDLMSLKRMMEKLGVPKTHLEMKKMISEVTGGVSDTISYRDFVNMMLGKRSAVLKLVMMFEGKANESSPKPVGPPPERDIASLP; from the exons ATGGCCTCCCAGATGGTGATATCTGCCCGCCCCAAAATTCTGCTGCGGCTGATACATAAAGACAAGCCTGGAGGGCCAGGAGCAAGTATCCGGGAGCAGGTGCTAGAG GAGTTTCTGTGTGACCAGAAGTACAGTGATGAAGAGAACCTGGTGGAAAAGCTCGCGGCCTTCAAAG AGAAGTACATGGAGTTTGACCTGAACAATGAGGGCGAGATTG ACCTGATGTCTTTAAAGAGGATGATGGAGAAGCTCGGGGTCCCCAAGACCCACCTGGAGATGAAAAAGATGATCTCAGAGGTGACAGGTGGGGTCAGCGACACCATCTCCTACCGTGACTTCGTGAACATGATGTTGGGGAAGCGGTCGGCTGTGCTCAAGCT AGTCATGATGTTTGAAGGAAAAGCCAACGAGAGCAGCCCCAAGCCAGTTGGTCCCCCTCCAGAGAGAGACATTGCCAGCCTGCCCTGA
- the AIF1L gene encoding allograft inflammatory factor 1-like isoform X3, with protein MEFDLNNEGEIDLMSLKRMMEKLGVPKTHLEMKKMISEVTGGVSDTISYRDFVNMMLGKRSAVLKLVMMFEGKANESSPKPVGPPPERDIASLP; from the exons ATGGAGTTTGACCTGAACAATGAGGGCGAGATTG ACCTGATGTCTTTAAAGAGGATGATGGAGAAGCTCGGGGTCCCCAAGACCCACCTGGAGATGAAAAAGATGATCTCAGAGGTGACAGGTGGGGTCAGCGACACCATCTCCTACCGTGACTTCGTGAACATGATGTTGGGGAAGCGGTCGGCTGTGCTCAAGCT AGTCATGATGTTTGAAGGAAAAGCCAACGAGAGCAGCCCCAAGCCAGTTGGTCCCCCTCCAGAGAGAGACATTGCCAGCCTGCCCTGA